Proteins co-encoded in one Gossypium arboreum isolate Shixiya-1 chromosome 11, ASM2569848v2, whole genome shotgun sequence genomic window:
- the LOC108473444 gene encoding protein BRICK 1 gives MARAGGITNAVNVGIAVQADWENREFISHISLNVRRLFEFLLQFEATTKSKLASLNEKLDTLERRLELLEVQVGTASANPSLFST, from the exons atggCAAGAGCAGGAGGGATAACGAACGCCGTTAACGTAGGGATAGCAGTCCAAGCCGATTGGGAGAATCGCGAATTCATCTCTCACATTTCCCTGAATGTTCGTCGCCTCTTTGAATTTCTCCTCCAATTCG AGGCTACAACAAAGAGCAAATTAGCATCCTTGAACGAGAAACTGGACACCCTGGAACGTCGTTTGGAGCTTCTTGAAGTTCAAGTTGGAACTGCTTCCGCTAACCCTTCTCTTTTCAGTACGTGA
- the LOC108473443 gene encoding probable cytosolic oligopeptidase A, translating to MASSASVDDNIESNPLLQDFDFPPFDFVEAKHVRPGIRALLKKLESDLDELEKTVEPSWPKLVEPLEKIVDRLTVVWGIVNHLKAVKDTAELRAAIEEVQPEKVKFQLRVGQSKPIYNAFKAIQESPDWKSLNEARKRIVETQIKEAVLNGVSLEDDKREQFNKIEQELERLSHKFSENVLDATKKFEKLITDKKEIEGLPATSLGLAAQTAVSKGHENATAEHGPWMITLDAPCLFAVMQHARNRALREEVYRANITRASTGDLDNTPIINQILKLRMEKARLLNYNNYAEVSMATKMATVDKAEELLEKLRSASWNAAVQDIEDLKSYSKSQGALEADNLSHWDINFWSERLRESKYNINEEELRPYFSLSKVMDGLFKLAKTLFGIDIEPADGLAPVWNKDVRFYCVKDSSGSPIAHFYFDPYSRPSEKREGAWMDEVVSRSRVMSRNGTTPRLPIAHMVCNQTPPFGDKPSLMTFREVETVFHEFGHALQHMLTKQDEGLVAGIRGIEWDAVELPSQFMENWCYHRDTLMSIAKHYETGESLPEEVYLKLLAARTFRAGSLSLRQLRFASVDLELHTKYIPDGSESVFDVDQRVSKKTQVIPPLPEDRFLCGFNHIFAGGYAAGYYSYKWAEVLSADAFSAFEDVGLDNTKAVKETGHKFRETILALGGGKAPSEVFVEFRGREPSPEALLRHNGLLPVAA from the exons ATGGCTTCTTCAGCTTCTGTTGATGACAACATTGAATCTAATCCTCTCTTGCAAGATTTTGACTTTCCTCCTTTTGATTTTGTTGAAGCCAAGCATGTTAGGCCTGGGATTCGTGCCTTGTTGAAGAAACTC GAGAGTGATTTGGATGAATTGGAGAAGACAGTAGAGCCTTCGTGGCCGAAGTTGGTGGAGCCATTGGAAAAGATTGTTGATCGGTTGACTGTTGTGTGGGGAATAGTTAATCATCTTAAGGCTGTTAAAGATACAGCTGAGCTCCGTGCTGCCATTGAAGAAGTCCAG CCAGAAAAAGTGAAGTTCCAACTAAGAGTTGGACAAAGTAAACCCATCTACAATGCATTCAAGGCTATTCAAGAATCTCCTGATTGGAAATCACTAAATGAAGCTCGCAAACGTATTGTGGAAA CCCAGATTAAGGAAGCTGTTCTTAATGGTGTTTCACTTGAAGACGATAAACGAGAACAGTTTAACAAAATTGAACAG GAGCTGGAGAGGCTGTCTCACAAATTTAGCGAGAATGTTTTGGATGCCACAAAGAAATTTGAAAAGCTAATAACAGATaagaaagaaattgagggttTGCCTGCAACTTCTCTTGGGTTAGCTGCACAAACAGCAGTGTCTAAG GGGCACGAAAATGCTACCGCTGAGCACGGGCCATGGATGATTACATTGGATGCTCCATGTTTGTTTGCTGTTATGCAACATGCACGTAACCGTGCTTTGCGTGAGGAAGTCTACCGTGCTAATATAACTCGAGCATCGACTGGTGATTTGGATAATACACCAATCATCAATCAGATATTGAAGCTTCGGATGGAAAAGGCTAGGCTTCTCAATTACAATAACTATGCTGAG GTAAGCATGGCAACCAAAATGGCTACTGTTGATAAAGCTGAGGAACTATTAGAAAAGCTTCGGAGTGCTTCCTGGAATGCTGCTGTCCAAG ATATTGAAGACCTAAAAAGTTACTCCAAGAGTCAAGGTGCCTTGGAAGCTGATAATTTGAGCCATTGGGACATTAACTTCTGGAGTGAGAGACTTCGTGAGTCAAAATACAACATTAATGAG GAAGAACTCCGGCCATATTTCTCACTTTCGAAAGTTATGGATGGCCTCTTCAAACTTGCTAAGACCCTTTTCGGGATTGATATCGAGCCAGCTGATGGTCTAGCTCCT GTTTGGAACAAAGATGTTAGGTTCTACTGTGTCAAAGATTCTTCAGGTAGTCCAATTGCCCATTTCTATTTTGATCCATACTCTCGTCCATCAGAGAAAAGGGAAGGTGCATGGATGGATGAGGTTGTTTCCCGAAGTCGTGTAATGTCAAGGAATGGTACCACACCAAGGTTGCCTATTGCCCATATGGTGTGCAATCAAACACCACCATTTGGGGACAAGCCAAGCCTCATGACATTCCGTGAA GTTGAGACTGTCTTCCATGAATTTGGACATGCACTTCAGCATATGCTGACCAAGCAAGATGAGGGTCTGGTTGCTGGCATTCGAGGAATTGAGTGGGATGCTGTTGAGTTGCCCTCCCAATTCATGGAGAATTGGTGTTACCACAG GGATACATTGATGAGCATTGCAAAGCATTATGAAACAGGAGAGAGTCTCCCTGAAGAGGTATATTTGAAGCTTCTTGCTGCAAGGACTTTCCGTGCTGGTTCTCTAAGTCTTCGTCAG CTTCGATTTGCTAGTGTGGATTTGGAACTGCATACAAAATACATCCCAGATGGGTCAGAATCTGTTTTTGATGTTGATCAGAGAGTTTCCAAAAAAACACAAGTGATCCCTCCATTGCCAGAAGATAGGTTTCTCTGTGGTTTCAATCATATATTTGCAG GTGGATATGCTGCTGGATACTACAGTTACAAG TGGGCAGAAGTATTGTCTGCAGATGCTTTCTCAGCATTTGAGGATGTAGGACTGGACAACACCAAG GCGGTTAAAGAGACTGGCCACAAGTTCCGAGAGACCATTCTTGCTCTTGGAGGTGGAAAAGCACCATCGGAG GTCTTTGTTGAGTTCCGTGGACGTGAACCTTCACCTGAGGCATTGCTCAGGCATAATGGATTGTTACCAGTTGCAGCCTGA